TCGCCACGCCGATCGCCGAGATCGTGCGGCCGGTGCGCTACCCCGAGATCTTCGGTCTCTTCGGCGAGGGGCCGCCCAGGGTCGCGATGGCCACGCGGACCTCGTTCTCCGACGACATCGACGAGGCCACCGCGGCGGCCATCGTCGAGCGCGTGCGCACCGCGCCGGTCCGCGGCGCCGTGCAGATGCGCGTGCTCGGCGGCGCCATGGCCCGTGTGCCGGCCGGCGCCACCGCCTTCGCGCACCGCGACCGGCGCGTGATGGTGATCACCGGGGCCATGGGCGATGACCCCGCGCAGGCGCCCGACCTCGACGGCTGGGCACACGAGACGGCGGCGGCGCTCGGCCTCTACGGCAACGGGGCGTACGTGAACTACCTCGCCGACGAGCCCGAGCGCGTGCGGGAGGCGTACCCGGACGCGACCTACGAGCGCCTCGCGCGAGTCAAGGCGCAGTACGACCCGGACAACGTCTTCCGGGTGAACCAGAACATCGCTCCTGCCGCGTAGCCGCCGGCGGGGCTGCGCGCGCCAGGCGACCGCGATCACGCGCGGGTCCTGGCCGTGCTGGCGGCGGGCGAGCGCGACGCCGATCGCGGGGCGTCCCTGTCGGGCCCGTATGCTCTGCGCATGACCGGCCTGCCTGTCCAGGTCAGCCGCCACGAGTCCGAGATCGGCTGGTGGGAGATGGTCTCGCGAGGGCCCTCGGAGCGGCTTCGCCAGCAGGTGCGGGGCTACTGCGGCTACGAGGAGGAGACCACCGGCTTCACCCGCCGGCGCGAGCTCCCCTCGGGCGAGGTGGTGGTGATCATCGGCTTCGGCCCCAAGCTGCGGACCACCTACCCGGGCCTGGCGCACGACCGCGTGCTCACGCACCGCTCGTTCGTCGCCGGGCTCCACGACACGCACTGCTTGGTCGAGACGCCCGGCACCCAGGCCGGCATCCAGCTCAACCTGACGCCGCTCGGCGCCCACCTGCTGCTCGGGTTGCCGATGCACGAGCTCACCAACCGCGTCGTGGACCTCGGCGACGTGCTCGGCGCCGACGCCGACCTGCTGGTGGAGGAGCTCCATGATGCCCCGGACTGGCAGGCGCGCTTCGAGCTCCTGGACGACGTGCTCGTGCGCCGGCTCGACTCGGCGCGCCCCGCGTCCCCCGACGTGGCCTGGGCCTGGCAGCGCATGATCCGCAGCGGCGGGCGACTCCCGGTGGGCGAGCTCTGCGAGGAGCTGGGCTGCAGCCGCAAGCACATCGTCCGCCGCTTCGACGAGCAGATCGGGCTGGCGCCGAAGACCTTCGCCCGCGTGCTGCGCTTCCAGCGCGCCGTGCACATGCTCGGCCACCGCGACGGCGCGAGCTGGGTGGACGAGCGCGAGCGCGGCGCCGGGCGGGGGATGACCTGGGGCGAGGTCGCGCTCGAGTGCGGCTACTTCGACCAGGCGCACATGAACCGCGACTTCCGCCAGTTCGCCGGCGCCAGCCCGGGCGAGCTGGCGGCCAGCCTGCTCCCCGACGGCGGCGGGCTCGCCGGCTGATGGCAGGTCACATTCGTCCAAGACGCGCGCGGGCGGCCCGCCTAGCGTGGCGCTGACTGCAACGAGCGAAGGAGACCGCGATGAGCGTGGAGACGAGCAGCGCGACCGGAGAGACAGCGAAGGGCGCGCCCAATATCTACCCGTGCCTGGGCTACCGCGATGCCAGGGCGGCGATCGCCTGGCTCTGCGAGGCGTTCGGCTTCGAGGAGCGGATGGTGCACGCCGGCGAGGATCGCGACGTGGCTCACGCCGAGCTCAACCTCGGCCCCGGGATCGTCATGCTCGGCTCGCAGCAGGAGGGCATGCCCAGCGCGGGCGAGCTCACGCCGAGGCCCACGGGCGACGAGCTGAACTTCGCGCAGCTCCCGTTCTCCATCTACGTGGCGATCGAGGACATCGATGCGCACTGCGCCCGGGCCCGCAGCGCCGGCGCCGAGATCGTGCGCGAGCCGTTCGACACCGACTACGGCTCGCGCGACTACGCGGCGCGCGACCTCGAGGGCAACGTCTGGAGCTTCGGCACCTACCGGCCCGTCGGAGGCTGATGGGATGGAGTTCAAGCTCGAGCTGATCCCGGTTCCGGTCTCCGACGTCGACCGGGCCAAGGCGTTCTACGCAGAGCGGGCCGGCTTCACGGTGGACAACGACGTAACGGTCCGGGAAGGCCTGCGCTTCGTCCAGCTGACCCCGCCGGGATCGGACTGCTCGGTCTCGATCGGTGAGGGCATCACCGAGATGGCGCCCGGCTCGCTCCAGGGACTTCAGCTCGTCGTCGAGGACGTCGAGGCGGCCCGTGACGAGCTCTCGGCGCGAGGGCTCGAGGTCTCCGACATCCAAGACTTCCCGTGGGGCCGGTTCGTGTTCTTCAGCGACCCCGATGGCAACCGCTGGGCGGTCCAG
The sequence above is drawn from the Thermoleophilaceae bacterium genome and encodes:
- a CDS encoding AraC family transcriptional regulator; amino-acid sequence: MTGLPVQVSRHESEIGWWEMVSRGPSERLRQQVRGYCGYEEETTGFTRRRELPSGEVVVIIGFGPKLRTTYPGLAHDRVLTHRSFVAGLHDTHCLVETPGTQAGIQLNLTPLGAHLLLGLPMHELTNRVVDLGDVLGADADLLVEELHDAPDWQARFELLDDVLVRRLDSARPASPDVAWAWQRMIRSGGRLPVGELCEELGCSRKHIVRRFDEQIGLAPKTFARVLRFQRAVHMLGHRDGASWVDERERGAGRGMTWGEVALECGYFDQAHMNRDFRQFAGASPGELAASLLPDGGGLAG
- a CDS encoding VOC family protein, which produces MSVETSSATGETAKGAPNIYPCLGYRDARAAIAWLCEAFGFEERMVHAGEDRDVAHAELNLGPGIVMLGSQQEGMPSAGELTPRPTGDELNFAQLPFSIYVAIEDIDAHCARARSAGAEIVREPFDTDYGSRDYAARDLEGNVWSFGTYRPVGG
- a CDS encoding VOC family protein, producing MEFKLELIPVPVSDVDRAKAFYAERAGFTVDNDVTVREGLRFVQLTPPGSDCSVSIGEGITEMAPGSLQGLQLVVEDVEAARDELSARGLEVSDIQDFPWGRFVFFSDPDGNRWAVQQIPDYGEGRTQPEV